One Desulfocurvibacter africanus subsp. africanus DSM 2603 genomic region harbors:
- the ldhH gene encoding L-lactate dehydrogenase (quinone) large subunit LdhH encodes MQDAKDLKEYREHIKSALSNDFQRQALDKFAKAYPVGRANAFKGHDVKALINEVARVKDAGIARLDELYDEFKRKAEALGVKVHLAKTAHEANEIIARIAQENGVKKVLKSKSMTAEETHLNDHLEKYGLEVTETDLGEWIIQLRKEGPTHMVMPAIHLSRHQVADLFSAVTGAAQEVDIDKLVKVARRELRAKYVEADMGISGANFAVAETGSIGIITNEGNARLVTTLPRVHVALVGLEKLTTTLDDALKIIRVLPKNATGQNITSYVTWITGANECATCPDQKKVMHVVFLDNGRSSMAKHESYKEVLRCVRCGACANVCPVYRLVGGHEYGDVYIGAIGLILTYFFHSKEKAKALVQNCVNCQACKEICASGIDLPRIIKEVYNDILNEEGHPAESKVLGLVLKNRALFHGLLRTAKLAQKPLKAEQGYLRHLPLIFSKEHNFRALPAIADKPFRDRWNEIKHRVSPANPRYKVALFSGCVQDFVYPEQLEAVVDILEGKGVQLDFPMAQTCCGLPVRMMGEFNAAKDVAELNVNAFDQSKYDYVLTLCASCGGYLKEMYPRVLTEGGKIPVKAQQFADKVISLSEFMAKVLKLDPAEYQGQGKVTFHSPCHLARGMNVKEEPHEAIRASGHEFVPMEEEHVCCGFGGTYSMKFPQVSKELLDKKIANIEATGAEVIVTECPGCTMQIRGGLHNKGSKVQVMHTSELLAKARKKK; translated from the coding sequence ATGCAGGACGCAAAAGACCTGAAGGAATACCGCGAGCATATCAAGTCCGCGCTGTCCAACGACTTCCAACGCCAGGCCCTGGACAAGTTCGCTAAGGCTTATCCCGTAGGCCGGGCCAACGCCTTCAAGGGCCATGACGTCAAGGCCCTGATCAACGAGGTCGCGCGCGTCAAGGACGCCGGCATCGCCCGCCTGGACGAGTTGTACGACGAGTTCAAGCGCAAGGCCGAAGCCTTGGGCGTCAAGGTCCATCTGGCCAAGACAGCCCACGAGGCCAACGAGATCATCGCGCGCATAGCCCAGGAGAACGGAGTCAAAAAAGTCCTCAAGTCCAAGTCCATGACGGCCGAGGAGACCCATCTCAACGACCACTTGGAAAAGTACGGCCTGGAAGTCACCGAGACCGATTTGGGTGAATGGATCATCCAGCTGCGCAAGGAAGGCCCGACGCACATGGTCATGCCGGCCATCCACCTCTCGCGCCATCAGGTAGCCGACCTCTTCTCGGCCGTGACCGGCGCTGCCCAGGAAGTCGACATCGACAAGCTGGTCAAGGTGGCCCGCCGCGAATTGCGCGCCAAGTACGTGGAAGCCGACATGGGCATCTCGGGCGCCAATTTCGCCGTGGCCGAGACCGGCTCCATCGGCATCATCACAAACGAAGGCAACGCCCGGCTGGTGACCACCCTGCCCCGCGTGCACGTGGCCCTGGTCGGCCTGGAGAAGCTCACGACCACGCTGGACGACGCGCTCAAGATCATCCGCGTGCTGCCCAAGAACGCCACCGGCCAGAACATCACGTCCTACGTGACCTGGATCACCGGCGCCAACGAGTGCGCCACGTGCCCCGACCAGAAGAAAGTCATGCACGTTGTCTTTCTGGACAACGGCCGCAGCAGCATGGCCAAGCACGAGAGCTACAAGGAAGTCCTGCGCTGCGTGCGCTGCGGAGCCTGCGCCAACGTCTGTCCCGTGTACCGTCTGGTGGGCGGTCACGAGTACGGCGACGTGTACATCGGGGCCATCGGCCTCATCCTGACCTACTTCTTCCACAGCAAGGAAAAAGCCAAGGCGCTCGTGCAGAACTGCGTGAACTGCCAGGCCTGTAAGGAAATCTGCGCTTCGGGCATCGACCTGCCGCGCATCATCAAGGAAGTCTACAACGACATCCTGAACGAGGAAGGCCATCCCGCGGAGTCCAAGGTTCTGGGCCTGGTGCTCAAGAACCGAGCCCTGTTCCACGGCCTGCTGCGCACGGCCAAATTGGCTCAGAAGCCGCTCAAGGCCGAGCAGGGCTACCTGCGCCATCTGCCGCTCATCTTCTCCAAGGAGCACAACTTCCGGGCCCTGCCGGCCATCGCCGACAAGCCCTTCCGCGATCGCTGGAACGAGATCAAGCACAGGGTCTCGCCCGCGAACCCGCGCTACAAGGTAGCCCTCTTCTCCGGCTGCGTGCAGGACTTCGTGTATCCCGAGCAGTTGGAAGCGGTCGTGGATATTCTGGAAGGCAAGGGAGTGCAGCTCGACTTCCCCATGGCCCAGACCTGCTGCGGCCTGCCCGTGCGCATGATGGGCGAGTTCAACGCAGCCAAGGACGTGGCCGAGCTGAACGTGAATGCCTTCGACCAGTCCAAGTATGATTACGTGCTGACCTTGTGCGCCTCGTGTGGCGGCTACCTCAAGGAGATGTACCCGCGCGTACTCACCGAGGGCGGCAAGATCCCGGTCAAGGCCCAGCAGTTCGCGGACAAGGTCATCAGCCTGAGCGAGTTCATGGCCAAGGTGCTTAAACTCGACCCGGCCGAATACCAGGGCCAGGGCAAGGTCACCTTCCACAGCCCGTGCCACTTGGCGCGCGGCATGAACGTGAAGGAAGAGCCGCACGAGGCCATCAGGGCCTCGGGCCACGAGTTCGTGCCCATGGAAGAGGAGCACGTGTGCTGCGGCTTCGGCGGCACCTACTCCATGAAGTTCCCGCAGGTCTCCAAGGAACTGCTGGACAAGAAGATCGCAAACATCGAGGCCACCGGCGCCGAGGTCATCGTGACGGAATGCCCCGGCTGCACCATGCAGATCCGCGGCGGCCTGCATAACAAGGGCAGCAAGGTCCAGGTCATGCACACCTCGGAACTGCTGGCCAAGGCCCGCAAGAAGAAATAG
- a CDS encoding LutC/YkgG family protein codes for MQLNEMTDLFRQKAELVSAKVSEVASLKEAYEYTVDLCEKKEACQLLVSGCEENLSPKAEALCETKPTARIIAAPGMRKNNFSEFKKLADERGIMLIESGLRKHLGGIDIGFTIADYAVAETGSVVLDSSSEDLRLATMVSEIHVAVVRKSTLRATTNALEAELKALMVKDGKAPSYLAFVTGASRTADIERVLALGVHGPLELHVLLWEDKK; via the coding sequence ATGCAATTGAATGAGATGACGGACCTTTTCCGGCAGAAGGCGGAACTGGTCTCCGCCAAGGTCTCGGAGGTCGCCTCGCTCAAGGAGGCCTACGAGTACACCGTGGACCTTTGCGAGAAGAAAGAAGCCTGTCAGCTGCTCGTCTCCGGCTGCGAGGAGAACCTTTCGCCCAAGGCCGAAGCCCTGTGCGAAACCAAGCCCACGGCGCGCATCATCGCCGCGCCCGGCATGCGCAAGAACAACTTCTCCGAGTTCAAGAAGCTGGCCGACGAGCGCGGAATCATGCTGATTGAATCAGGTTTGCGCAAGCACCTTGGGGGCATCGACATCGGCTTCACCATCGCCGACTACGCCGTCGCCGAAACCGGCTCCGTGGTCCTGGACTCTTCCAGCGAGGATCTTAGATTAGCTACGATGGTCAGCGAAATTCACGTGGCCGTCGTGCGCAAATCCACTCTGCGGGCCACAACCAACGCCCTGGAGGCCGAACTCAAGGCCCTCATGGTCAAGGACGGCAAGGCCCCCAGCTATCTGGCCTTCGTTACCGGAGCAAGCCGCACGGCCGATATCGAGCGCGTGCTGGCCCTGGGCGTCCATGGCCCGCTTGAGCTGCACGTGCTGCTTTGGGAGGATAAGAAGTAA
- a CDS encoding acetate kinase, whose protein sequence is MNVLVINSGSSSIKYQLLDMANGSVLATGLVERIGEGTGRIKHKNAPDSAHETESVRELPIPDHKTGMQLAAELLTEPGKGVVKDTSDIDAVGHRIVHGGEYFSEPALVDDSVVEKIREVSPLAPLHNPGHIVGIEESRKLFPGIPQVVVFDTAFHQTMPSEAYIYALPYEYYSELKVRRYGFHGTSHRFVAKETAKLLGKPLSECNIITLHLGNGCSMAAVRGGKCVDTSMGLTPLAGLMMGTRCGDIDPAILAYLASQKGLSVMDLDQVMNKQSGLKGVCGSNDMRDVHAMREKGDARAQLAFDMFCYRIKHYIGAYYAVLGRVDALAFTAGIGENDEHVRAKCCEGLEPLGIAIDSAVNLKRAKGARDLTKSGGRVKVFVVPTNEELEIATQVMDVIKAG, encoded by the coding sequence ATGAACGTACTGGTCATCAACTCGGGGAGTTCCTCCATCAAGTACCAGCTTCTGGACATGGCCAACGGCTCTGTCCTGGCCACGGGTCTGGTGGAACGCATCGGCGAGGGCACGGGCAGGATCAAGCACAAGAACGCCCCGGACAGCGCGCATGAGACCGAATCGGTCCGCGAGTTGCCCATCCCGGACCACAAGACCGGCATGCAACTGGCCGCGGAGCTGCTCACGGAGCCCGGCAAGGGCGTGGTCAAGGACACCTCGGACATCGACGCCGTAGGCCACCGCATCGTGCATGGCGGCGAGTACTTCAGCGAGCCGGCCCTGGTGGACGACTCGGTGGTGGAGAAGATCCGGGAAGTGTCGCCCTTGGCTCCGCTGCACAACCCCGGACATATCGTAGGCATCGAGGAATCCCGCAAGCTCTTTCCGGGCATTCCGCAGGTGGTGGTTTTCGACACGGCCTTTCACCAGACCATGCCGTCCGAAGCTTACATCTACGCCCTGCCCTACGAATACTACTCCGAGCTCAAGGTCAGGCGCTACGGCTTCCATGGCACATCGCACCGCTTCGTGGCCAAGGAAACCGCCAAGTTGCTTGGCAAGCCCCTCTCGGAATGTAATATCATCACCTTGCACCTGGGCAACGGCTGCTCCATGGCCGCCGTGCGCGGAGGCAAGTGCGTCGATACATCCATGGGCCTGACTCCGCTGGCAGGACTCATGATGGGCACGCGCTGCGGCGACATCGACCCGGCCATCCTGGCGTATCTGGCCAGCCAGAAGGGCCTGTCCGTTATGGATTTGGACCAGGTCATGAACAAGCAGAGCGGACTCAAGGGCGTGTGCGGTTCCAACGACATGCGCGACGTGCATGCCATGCGCGAAAAGGGCGACGCGCGGGCCCAGCTTGCCTTCGACATGTTCTGCTACCGCATCAAGCATTATATAGGCGCCTATTATGCCGTGCTCGGCAGAGTGGATGCCCTGGCCTTCACCGCCGGCATCGGGGAAAACGACGAGCACGTGCGGGCAAAATGCTGCGAGGGGCTGGAGCCCCTGGGCATTGCCATCGACTCGGCGGTAAATCTCAAGCGCGCCAAGGGCGCCCGCGACCTGACCAAATCTGGCGGCCGGGTCAAGGTGTTCGTTGTGCCCACCAACGAAGAGCTTGAGATCGCCACGCAAGTCATGGATGTCATCAAGGCGGGCTAG
- the pta gene encoding phosphate acetyltransferase, whose translation MSKNLYITGTESRTGKSAIVLGIMQLVLRDVQRVAFFRPIISTPSKTKKDHDINLILSQFYLGMRYEDAYAYTIQEARDLVNKGQHTAMLETILNKYKDLESRFDFVLLEGTDFLGGDPAFEFDINAEIASNLGCPVLLVANAQHKSEEEIISSTHLAMDTYLQKGTEILAVVVNRADTKNTRHLLAELRKTAKGMLFYVIPEMASLGKPSVAEVQKWLGAEVLYGQDRLETLVDDYVIAAMQVGNFLDYVGKSSLVITPGDRSDIILSTFASRSSASFPDVAGMVLTGGLRPSKNVAKLIEGWTGVPLPVLLVKDHTYKTAQVLTELYGKIEPEDQKKIQTALGTFEECVDTEELRGRLIAACPTKITPKMFEYSLIQMAKSAKQHIVLPEGVSDRVLQAADILLRRGVAELTLLGDEAKVRTKISQLDLNLSGANLVDPIRSPSFDDYVNTYYELRKHKGISLEIARDLMADPTYFGTMMVHKDHADGMVSGSITTTQQTIRPAFEFIKTKPGVSTVSSVFLMCLKDRVLVFGDCAVVPNPTASQLAEIAIQSARTAEIFGVFPRVAMLSYSTGSSGKGEEVEKVMEATRIAKERAPELLIEGPLQYDAAIDPEVAQTKLPGSVVAGQATVFIFPDLNTGNNTYKAVQRAAGAVAIGPVLQGLNKPVNDLSRGCTVPDIVNTVAITAIQAQSKPSKSKVC comes from the coding sequence ATGTCCAAGAACTTGTACATTACCGGTACCGAAAGCCGTACAGGCAAGTCGGCCATAGTGCTCGGCATCATGCAGCTCGTGCTGCGCGATGTGCAGCGCGTGGCCTTCTTCAGGCCCATTATCAGCACGCCGTCCAAGACCAAAAAGGATCACGACATCAATCTCATCCTCTCCCAGTTCTACCTGGGCATGCGTTACGAGGATGCCTACGCCTATACGATCCAAGAGGCGCGCGATCTGGTGAACAAGGGCCAGCATACGGCCATGCTTGAAACCATATTGAACAAGTACAAGGACTTGGAATCTCGCTTCGACTTCGTGCTGCTGGAGGGCACCGACTTCCTGGGCGGTGACCCTGCCTTCGAGTTCGACATCAACGCCGAGATAGCCTCCAACCTTGGCTGCCCGGTGCTGCTGGTCGCCAACGCTCAACACAAGAGCGAGGAAGAGATCATCAGCTCCACGCATCTGGCCATGGATACCTACCTGCAGAAAGGCACGGAGATCCTGGCCGTGGTAGTCAACCGCGCCGACACCAAAAACACCCGGCATCTGCTGGCCGAACTGCGCAAGACGGCCAAGGGCATGCTCTTCTATGTCATCCCCGAGATGGCCTCCCTGGGCAAGCCTAGCGTGGCGGAAGTTCAAAAGTGGCTTGGCGCGGAAGTGCTCTACGGCCAGGATCGCCTGGAAACCCTGGTGGACGATTACGTCATCGCGGCCATGCAGGTAGGCAACTTTCTTGATTACGTCGGAAAGAGCAGTCTGGTCATCACTCCGGGCGATCGTTCGGACATCATTCTGTCCACCTTCGCCTCGCGCTCGTCAGCCTCTTTCCCGGATGTGGCCGGCATGGTGCTCACCGGTGGCCTTCGCCCGTCCAAGAACGTGGCCAAGCTAATCGAGGGTTGGACAGGCGTGCCCCTGCCGGTGCTGCTGGTCAAGGACCATACTTACAAGACAGCTCAGGTGCTCACGGAACTGTATGGCAAGATCGAGCCCGAGGATCAGAAGAAGATCCAGACGGCCCTGGGCACCTTCGAGGAGTGCGTGGACACCGAGGAGCTGCGCGGCCGCCTCATCGCCGCCTGCCCCACAAAGATCACGCCCAAGATGTTCGAGTACAGCCTCATCCAGATGGCCAAGAGCGCCAAGCAGCACATAGTGCTGCCCGAAGGCGTTTCGGATCGCGTTCTGCAGGCGGCGGACATCCTGCTGCGCCGCGGCGTGGCCGAGCTTACCCTGCTCGGAGACGAGGCCAAGGTGCGCACCAAGATCTCGCAGCTCGACCTCAACCTGAGCGGAGCCAACCTCGTCGACCCCATCAGATCGCCGTCCTTCGATGATTACGTGAACACGTACTACGAGCTGCGCAAGCACAAGGGCATCAGCCTGGAGATCGCGCGCGATCTGATGGCCGACCCGACCTATTTCGGAACCATGATGGTCCACAAGGATCACGCCGACGGCATGGTCTCGGGCTCCATCACCACCACGCAGCAAACCATCCGGCCGGCCTTCGAGTTCATCAAGACCAAGCCGGGCGTTTCCACTGTCTCCAGCGTATTCCTCATGTGCCTCAAGGACCGCGTGCTCGTGTTCGGCGACTGCGCTGTAGTGCCCAATCCAACTGCCTCGCAGCTCGCTGAAATCGCCATCCAGTCCGCGCGCACGGCCGAGATTTTCGGCGTCTTTCCGCGCGTGGCCATGCTGTCCTACTCCACCGGCTCCTCGGGCAAGGGCGAGGAAGTCGAGAAGGTCATGGAGGCGACACGCATCGCCAAGGAAAGGGCCCCGGAACTGCTCATCGAGGGTCCCTTGCAGTACGACGCGGCTATCGACCCCGAGGTGGCCCAGACCAAACTGCCGGGCAGCGTGGTCGCCGGACAGGCCACCGTATTCATCTTCCCGGATCTGAATACGGGCAACAACACCTACAAGGCCGTGCAGCGCGCAGCCGGAGCCGTGGCCATCGGTCCCGTACTGCAGGGCTTGAACAAGCCGGTCAACGACCTCTCGCGCGGCTGCACCGTTCCGGACATCGTCAATACCGTGGCCATCACGGCCATCCAGGCCCAGTCCAAGCCGTCCAAATCCAAAGTGTGTTAA
- a CDS encoding (Fe-S)-binding protein, which translates to MADIHELAGLLKELDDQLVGCMRCGMCQAVCPLFAQTGREADVARGKISLLDGLANELIRNPVGVKERLDRCLLCGTCEANCPSGVKVLDIFFKARAILTGYLGLSPAKKAIFRGLLANPRLFNQLLSFGAKFQKLFTKEVNDLLGSSCARFQAPIVGDRHFKGLAEKPFHKLVPSLDTPAGKSGLRVAFFPGCVMDKIFPNVAQSVLKVMEHHGVGVYMPPNQACCGIPALSSGDTDTFQKLVALNLDVFSKGDFDYFVTACATCTATIRKLWPRMADRFNSRGQLREISDKTMDVNQFLVDVLGIKPEKQTGGGKVVTYHDPCHLKNSFGITSQPRAILTGLPGYAFKEMTDAGTCCGCGGSFNLQHYDVSARIGGNKADNIIASGAETVATGCPACMLQITDMLSQKGARCRVRHVMELYAESLG; encoded by the coding sequence GTGGCTGATATTCATGAATTAGCAGGCCTGCTCAAGGAGCTGGACGACCAGCTCGTGGGCTGCATGCGCTGCGGCATGTGCCAGGCCGTATGTCCCCTCTTCGCCCAAACCGGGCGCGAGGCCGACGTAGCCCGCGGCAAGATATCCCTGTTGGACGGCCTGGCCAACGAACTCATCAGGAATCCCGTTGGGGTCAAGGAACGCCTGGATCGCTGCCTGCTGTGCGGCACCTGCGAGGCCAACTGCCCGAGCGGAGTCAAGGTCCTGGACATCTTCTTCAAGGCCAGGGCCATTCTCACGGGCTACCTGGGATTGTCGCCGGCCAAGAAGGCCATCTTCCGCGGCCTGCTGGCTAACCCAAGGCTCTTCAACCAGCTGCTCTCTTTTGGAGCCAAATTCCAGAAGCTGTTCACCAAGGAAGTTAACGACCTGCTGGGCTCGTCCTGCGCGCGCTTCCAAGCGCCCATCGTAGGCGACCGGCACTTCAAGGGCTTGGCCGAAAAGCCGTTCCACAAGCTCGTGCCCAGCCTGGATACCCCGGCCGGCAAGAGCGGCCTGCGCGTGGCCTTCTTCCCCGGCTGCGTGATGGACAAGATCTTCCCCAACGTGGCTCAGTCGGTGCTCAAGGTCATGGAACACCACGGCGTTGGTGTGTACATGCCCCCCAACCAAGCCTGTTGCGGAATTCCGGCCCTGTCCAGTGGCGACACGGACACCTTCCAGAAGCTCGTGGCGCTCAACCTGGATGTCTTCAGCAAGGGCGACTTCGACTACTTCGTCACGGCCTGCGCCACGTGCACCGCGACGATTCGCAAGCTCTGGCCGCGCATGGCCGACCGTTTCAACTCCCGCGGCCAGTTGCGCGAGATATCTGACAAGACCATGGACGTGAACCAGTTCCTGGTGGATGTCCTCGGCATCAAACCCGAAAAGCAGACCGGCGGCGGCAAGGTCGTCACCTACCACGACCCGTGTCACCTCAAGAACTCCTTCGGCATCACCTCCCAGCCCCGTGCCATTCTGACCGGGCTGCCCGGCTACGCCTTCAAGGAGATGACAGACGCGGGCACGTGCTGCGGCTGCGGCGGCAGCTTCAACTTGCAGCACTATGACGTATCGGCACGCATCGGCGGCAACAAAGCCGACAACATTATAGCCAGCGGCGCGGAAACCGTGGCTACCGGTTGCCCGGCCTGCATGCTCCAGATCACGGACATGCTCTCCCAGAAGGGCGCCCGTTGCCGTGTGCGCCATGTAATGGAACTCTACGCGGAATCGCTAGGCTAA
- a CDS encoding FAD-binding oxidoreductase, with product MNKSPDSLKKEFEAIVGKDNVMTAEADLHSYSYDAAVLPSQAPAVAVRPETSEAMGKVVKFCNDNGMPLTVRGAGSNLSGGTIPEKGGVVVVTGALNKILEINAEDMYAVVQPGVVTAKFAAEVAAKGLFYPPDPGSQTVSTLGGNVAENAGGLRGLKYGVTKDYVMGVDFFDVNGELIKTGSKTVKCVTGYNLAGLMVASEGTLGVFEKIILKLVPPPQAAKAMMAVFDDMIAASRAVAAIIANKIVPATLEIMDNFTIRTVENFRKAGLPVDAQALLLIEVDGHPAMVEEDAQKVEKICKEQGATSVKVAKDAAERANVWQARRDALPALARVSPTTVLEDATVPRSKIPAMMQALNEIAKEYKLQIGTFGHAGDGNLHPTILTDKRNHEEWHRVEKAIDAIFDRALALGGTLSGEHGIGLAKSKYMKLECGLGALDYSRRMKSVLDPKGILNPGKIIGF from the coding sequence ATGAATAAGAGCCCCGATTCCTTGAAGAAGGAATTTGAGGCCATCGTCGGCAAGGATAACGTGATGACCGCCGAGGCCGACCTTCACAGCTACTCCTACGACGCAGCCGTGCTGCCCAGCCAGGCCCCCGCCGTGGCCGTTCGCCCCGAGACCAGCGAAGCCATGGGCAAGGTGGTCAAATTCTGCAACGATAACGGCATGCCGCTCACCGTGCGCGGCGCAGGCAGCAATCTCTCTGGCGGCACCATCCCTGAGAAGGGCGGTGTCGTCGTGGTGACCGGCGCGCTGAACAAAATTTTGGAAATCAACGCGGAAGACATGTACGCCGTGGTACAGCCTGGCGTTGTCACCGCCAAATTCGCGGCCGAGGTCGCGGCCAAGGGGCTGTTCTATCCGCCTGATCCGGGCAGCCAGACCGTTTCGACCCTCGGCGGCAACGTAGCCGAGAACGCCGGCGGCCTGCGTGGCCTCAAGTACGGCGTGACCAAAGACTATGTCATGGGCGTGGACTTTTTCGACGTGAATGGCGAGCTCATCAAGACCGGCTCCAAGACCGTGAAGTGCGTCACGGGCTATAACCTGGCCGGGCTCATGGTCGCCTCCGAAGGCACCCTGGGCGTATTCGAAAAGATCATCCTCAAGCTCGTTCCGCCGCCCCAGGCCGCCAAGGCCATGATGGCCGTCTTCGACGACATGATCGCCGCCTCGCGCGCCGTTGCCGCCATCATCGCCAACAAGATCGTGCCCGCGACCCTTGAGATCATGGACAACTTCACCATCCGCACGGTCGAGAACTTCCGCAAGGCCGGACTGCCCGTGGACGCACAGGCCCTGCTGCTCATCGAAGTCGACGGCCACCCGGCCATGGTCGAAGAGGATGCCCAGAAGGTCGAGAAGATCTGCAAGGAGCAGGGAGCCACCTCCGTCAAGGTCGCCAAGGACGCCGCCGAGCGCGCCAATGTCTGGCAAGCCCGGCGCGACGCGCTGCCCGCCCTGGCCCGCGTAAGCCCCACCACCGTGCTGGAAGACGCCACCGTGCCCCGCTCCAAGATCCCGGCCATGATGCAGGCCCTGAACGAGATCGCCAAGGAGTACAAGCTGCAGATCGGCACCTTCGGCCACGCCGGAGACGGCAACCTGCACCCGACCATTCTCACGGACAAGCGCAACCATGAAGAGTGGCACCGCGTGGAGAAGGCCATTGACGCCATCTTCGACCGCGCCTTGGCCCTGGGCGGCACGCTCTCCGGAGAGCACGGCATCGGCCTGGCCAAGTCCAAGTACATGAAGCTTGAATGCGGCCTGGGCGCCCTGGACTACTCGCGGCGCATGAAGTCCGTGCTCGACCCCAAGGGCATTCTCAATCCCGGCAAGATCATCGGCTTCTAG
- a CDS encoding L-lactate permease: protein MSIGLLALVAVVPIALALVLMVGMRWPATRAMPVAWLAAAAGAIAVWNLPVGYVAALTLQGFITAIGILIIVFGAILILYTLRDSGGMETIQCGMQNISPDMRVQAIIIGYLFAAFIEGAAGFGTPAALAAPLLLALGFPPLAAAVICLVFNSFPVSFGAVGTPIILGLSFLKDLVAKAVASGVPLNFSNMESFNMLIGQWVTLLHVPMAFILPIFMLGFITRFFGPNRSWSDGFRAWKFCVFAAVAFSVPYLVFAWLVGPEFPALIGGLVGLGVVVWGAKKGIALPKDGTFTFGSQAKWEPEWTGSVKASEGCKFQARMSQFRAWLPYVLIGIILVLTRIPEIGLKGILAAQAISFKNILGYSSVSASIQYLYLPGTIPFVLVAILTIFLHGMRGEKVKAAWRDSIVRMKNPTIALFFSVALVSIFRGSGVADQLLNPNAYPSMPLALAQSMAGVVGQAWPMFASFIGGLGAFITGSNTVSDLLFAEFQWGMASQLNLPHQIIVAAQVAGGAMGNMICIHNIVAVCAVVGLSGMEGAILRKTFWPFMLYGIVVGIIATLMSFVFFPNLF from the coding sequence ATGTCGATTGGACTCCTTGCCTTGGTCGCTGTCGTACCCATCGCTTTGGCGCTGGTACTGATGGTGGGCATGCGCTGGCCGGCTACTCGCGCCATGCCCGTAGCCTGGCTCGCCGCCGCCGCGGGCGCCATTGCCGTCTGGAACCTGCCGGTCGGCTATGTGGCTGCGTTGACCCTTCAGGGCTTCATCACCGCCATCGGCATCCTGATCATCGTCTTCGGCGCGATCTTGATCCTGTACACGCTGCGTGACAGCGGCGGCATGGAAACCATTCAGTGCGGGATGCAGAACATCTCGCCTGACATGCGCGTGCAGGCCATCATCATCGGCTATCTCTTCGCCGCCTTCATCGAAGGCGCGGCAGGCTTCGGCACCCCGGCCGCCCTGGCCGCCCCGCTGCTGCTCGCCCTGGGCTTCCCGCCCTTGGCCGCGGCGGTCATCTGCCTGGTCTTCAACTCGTTCCCGGTCAGCTTCGGCGCCGTGGGCACGCCCATCATCCTGGGCCTGAGCTTCCTGAAGGACCTGGTAGCCAAGGCTGTCGCCAGCGGCGTGCCCTTGAATTTCAGCAACATGGAATCCTTCAACATGCTGATCGGCCAGTGGGTCACGCTTCTGCACGTGCCCATGGCTTTCATTCTGCCCATCTTCATGCTGGGCTTCATCACCCGCTTCTTCGGCCCCAACCGTTCCTGGTCCGATGGCTTCCGGGCCTGGAAATTCTGCGTCTTCGCGGCCGTTGCCTTCTCCGTTCCTTACCTGGTCTTCGCCTGGCTCGTTGGTCCCGAGTTCCCCGCGCTCATCGGCGGCCTTGTCGGCCTGGGCGTGGTGGTCTGGGGCGCCAAGAAGGGCATCGCCCTGCCCAAGGACGGCACGTTCACCTTCGGCTCCCAGGCCAAGTGGGAACCCGAGTGGACCGGCTCCGTCAAGGCTTCCGAGGGTTGCAAGTTCCAGGCGCGCATGAGCCAGTTCCGCGCTTGGTTGCCCTACGTCCTCATCGGCATCATCCTGGTCCTGACCCGTATCCCTGAAATCGGCCTTAAGGGCATTCTCGCCGCTCAGGCCATCAGTTTCAAGAACATCCTGGGCTACTCCTCCGTGAGCGCCTCGATCCAGTACCTGTACCTGCCTGGCACGATTCCCTTCGTGCTGGTGGCCATCCTGACCATCTTCCTCCACGGCATGCGTGGTGAGAAGGTCAAGGCCGCCTGGAGAGACTCCATCGTACGCATGAAGAACCCGACCATCGCGTTGTTCTTCTCCGTGGCGCTGGTGTCGATCTTCCGCGGTTCGGGCGTTGCCGATCAGTTGCTGAACCCCAATGCCTACCCCTCCATGCCCCTGGCCCTGGCACAGTCCATGGCAGGCGTCGTCGGTCAGGCTTGGCCCATGTTCGCCTCCTTCATTGGCGGCCTGGGTGCGTTCATCACCGGATCGAACACGGTCTCCGACCTGCTGTTCGCCGAATTCCAGTGGGGCATGGCTTCGCAGCTGAACCTGCCGCACCAGATCATCGTGGCCGCGCAGGTCGCCGGCGGCGCCATGGGCAACATGATCTGCATCCACAACATCGTGGCCGTTTGCGCCGTGGTGGGCCTGTCCGGCATGGAAGGCGCGATCCTGCGCAAGACCTTCTGGCCCTTCATGCTCTACGGCATCGTGGTGGGCATCATCGCCACGCTGATGAGCTTCGTCTTCTTCCCCAATTTGTTCTAA